Proteins from one Thermodesulfovibrionales bacterium genomic window:
- the gcvH gene encoding glycine cleavage system protein GcvH — MNPENLKYHKEHTWVKISGKKATIGITDHAQEALGDIVYIDLPEVDTTVEANSEISEIESTKATSSVIAPVSGTIIEVNEELSESPEIINEEPYGKGWIAVLEMDDVTELEDLMDAAEYAGYLEEEVK; from the coding sequence ATGAATCCCGAGAATCTCAAATATCACAAGGAACACACGTGGGTAAAGATCAGCGGCAAGAAGGCGACGATAGGGATAACAGACCATGCGCAGGAAGCACTCGGAGACATCGTGTACATCGACCTTCCTGAAGTTGACACAACCGTAGAAGCCAATAGTGAAATCTCTGAGATAGAATCCACAAAAGCGACGTCCTCCGTGATAGCGCCTGTCAGCGGCACCATTATCGAAGTGAATGAGGAATTATCGGAATCCCCGGAGATCATCAATGAAGAACCTTACGGCAAGGGCTGGATCGCCGTCCTCGAAATGGATGACGTTACGGAACTGGAAGATCTCATGGACGCCGCGGAGTACGCAGGGTATCTCGAAGAAGAGGTGAAATGA